The proteins below come from a single Dermatophilaceae bacterium Soc4.6 genomic window:
- a CDS encoding S26 family signal peptidase, with the protein MGWPRVGVAVVHGRSMEPTLHEGDRLLVAYGVRALRGRLAIVRLPDGESGPRPPAVKRVTHRAPGGAGWWVERDNPAEGVDSWLVGAVPEAGVLGLVVCRLPRLPGPLGRWMARRPG; encoded by the coding sequence ATGGGATGGCCCAGGGTCGGTGTCGCCGTGGTGCACGGTCGCTCGATGGAGCCGACGCTGCACGAGGGAGACCGCCTGCTGGTCGCCTACGGCGTCCGCGCTCTGCGGGGTCGGCTCGCGATCGTGAGGTTGCCGGACGGGGAGTCGGGCCCGCGGCCTCCCGCCGTCAAGCGTGTCACCCACCGAGCGCCCGGCGGCGCGGGCTGGTGGGTGGAGCGCGACAACCCCGCCGAGGGTGTCGACTCGTGGTTGGTGGGGGCGGTCCCCGAGGCCGGGGTGCTCGGTCTCGTCGTCTGCCGGCTCCCGCGCCTCCCCGGCCCGCTCGGGCGCTGGATGGCGCGGCGGCCCGGCTGA
- a CDS encoding malic enzyme-like NAD(P)-binding protein, producing the protein MTSTTTTDPTTADPSVDATHDSTKGVGGAFFDPNDPVFRAHIGGKLATAATHPLRDAADLALLYTPGVARVCQAIAVDPKLAATYTTRRNTVAVISDGTAVLGLGDIGPLAALPVMEGKAVLFKHFADVDAVPLCMETGTVDELVEAIARVAPTYGGINLEDISAPRCFEIEARLKARLDIPVFHDDQHGTAIVTLAALINGAKVLGRRLDGLRVVVSGAGAAGVAVTKILLLAGVPDVVVVDSRGTLHSGREGLPSHKTDLVALTNPRDVQGGLAEALDGADVFVGVSGGTVPETALAGMSPDAMIFALANPDPEVHPDVAHRYARIVATGRSDFPNQINNVLAFPGIFRGALDSGATAITEDMKLAAAHAIAGLVERPTADTIVPSVFDPRVAPAVAAAVTSAV; encoded by the coding sequence ATGACCTCCACCACCACCACGGACCCGACGACCGCCGATCCGTCGGTTGACGCGACTCACGACTCGACGAAGGGCGTCGGTGGCGCGTTCTTCGACCCCAACGACCCGGTCTTCCGGGCGCACATCGGTGGCAAGCTCGCCACGGCGGCCACGCACCCGCTGCGCGACGCGGCCGACCTCGCTCTGCTGTACACCCCGGGGGTGGCCCGCGTCTGCCAGGCCATCGCGGTCGACCCCAAGCTCGCGGCGACCTACACGACACGGCGCAACACCGTCGCGGTGATCAGCGACGGCACCGCGGTGCTGGGCCTCGGCGATATCGGCCCCCTCGCGGCGCTGCCGGTGATGGAGGGCAAGGCGGTGCTCTTCAAGCACTTCGCCGACGTCGACGCCGTGCCGCTGTGCATGGAGACGGGCACCGTGGACGAGCTCGTCGAGGCCATCGCCCGCGTCGCCCCGACGTATGGCGGCATCAACCTCGAGGACATCTCCGCCCCCCGCTGCTTCGAGATCGAGGCCCGGCTCAAGGCCCGCCTCGACATCCCGGTCTTCCATGACGACCAGCACGGCACCGCCATCGTCACCCTGGCTGCCCTGATCAACGGCGCCAAGGTGCTGGGTCGCCGTCTAGACGGCCTACGGGTCGTGGTGTCGGGCGCCGGCGCCGCCGGGGTGGCAGTGACCAAGATCCTGCTCCTCGCCGGTGTGCCCGACGTCGTCGTGGTCGACAGCCGGGGCACGCTGCACAGCGGTCGGGAGGGGCTGCCCAGCCACAAGACCGACCTCGTCGCCCTCACCAACCCGCGCGACGTCCAAGGTGGCCTGGCCGAGGCCCTCGACGGAGCCGACGTCTTCGTCGGGGTCTCCGGAGGGACGGTCCCCGAGACGGCGCTCGCCGGCATGTCGCCCGACGCCATGATCTTCGCGCTGGCCAACCCCGACCCCGAGGTGCACCCCGACGTGGCGCACCGCTACGCCCGGATCGTCGCCACCGGCCGCTCCGACTTCCCCAACCAGATCAACAACGTGCTCGCCTTCCCCGGCATCTTCCGCGGGGCCCTCGACTCGGGGGCCACGGCGATCACCGAGGACATGAAGCTCGCGGCGGCCCACGCCATCGCCGGGCTCGTCGAGCGACCGACGGCCGACACGATCGTGCCGAGCGTCTTCGATCCTCGTGTCGCGCCCGCGGTCGCTGCAGCGGTCACCTCCGCCGTCTGA
- a CDS encoding NAD-dependent epimerase/dehydratase family protein — translation MDDLCLVTGGAGFIGVAVSAALADSFGAVVALDSLHPQVHEPRERPAALDPRVELVVGDVTDERVWDDLLRGLRPRVVLHLAAETGTAQSLTESTRHSSTNVVGTTRLLDALARHDALPQRIVLASSRAVYGEGAWVDADGAVRQPGQRSHAMLAAAQWDFPGLTPLPAGDPRMLPAPTSVYGATKLAQEHVLRAWALAVGVEPSVLRLQNVYGPGQSLTNPYTGIVPLFARLARAGESIPVYEDGAILRDFVHVDDVARALVRAVCGDAVPSGAVDIGSGEATSVLALAQQVASVYGAPDPRVTGAFRDGDVRACWADPVPAGQELGWSPSVPLAAGLPALCTWIDAQGPEAPA, via the coding sequence ATGGACGACCTGTGCCTGGTCACGGGCGGGGCCGGCTTCATCGGCGTCGCCGTCTCTGCCGCCCTCGCCGACTCGTTCGGGGCGGTCGTCGCCCTCGACAGCCTGCACCCGCAGGTGCACGAGCCTCGCGAGCGTCCGGCGGCTCTCGACCCCCGCGTCGAGCTGGTCGTGGGTGACGTGACGGACGAGCGGGTCTGGGACGACCTGCTGCGCGGCCTGCGTCCCCGGGTCGTGCTGCACCTGGCGGCGGAGACGGGCACGGCCCAGTCGCTCACCGAGTCCACCCGCCACTCGAGCACCAACGTCGTCGGCACGACCCGCCTGCTGGATGCCCTCGCGCGCCACGACGCCCTGCCGCAGCGCATCGTGCTCGCCTCCAGCCGTGCCGTCTACGGCGAGGGGGCGTGGGTCGACGCTGACGGGGCCGTGCGCCAGCCCGGTCAGCGCAGCCACGCGATGCTCGCGGCCGCGCAGTGGGACTTCCCCGGCCTCACCCCCCTCCCGGCCGGTGACCCTCGTATGCTTCCCGCCCCGACCAGCGTCTACGGCGCGACGAAGCTCGCCCAGGAGCACGTGCTCCGGGCCTGGGCGCTGGCGGTGGGGGTCGAGCCGAGCGTGCTGCGCCTGCAGAACGTCTACGGGCCCGGCCAGTCCCTCACGAACCCCTACACCGGCATCGTGCCGCTCTTCGCCCGGCTCGCCCGAGCGGGCGAGTCGATCCCGGTCTACGAGGACGGCGCCATCCTCCGTGACTTCGTGCACGTCGACGACGTCGCGAGAGCGCTCGTGCGGGCCGTCTGCGGTGACGCGGTCCCATCCGGGGCGGTCGACATCGGGTCAGGGGAGGCGACGTCGGTGCTCGCGCTCGCCCAGCAGGTCGCGTCGGTCTACGGCGCGCCGGACCCCCGGGTCACCGGCGCCTTCCGCGACGGCGACGTGCGGGCCTGCTGGGCCGACCCCGTGCCGGCCGGGCAGGAACTGGGATGGAGCCCCTCGGTGCCGCTCGCGGCCGGCCTGCCCGCGCTCTGCACGTGGATCGACGCGCAGGGACCGGAGGCCCCCGCCTGA
- the rfbD gene encoding dTDP-4-dehydrorhamnose reductase, with amino-acid sequence MRILVTGGAGMLGRDLDDVLRTAGHEVTLTTRSDLDITSADACAQAVTGHDAVVNAAAWTAVDDAETHESEAFTANATGAATLATASARAGARLVQVSTDYVFDGTATTPYAEDAPLAPISAYGRTKAAGEWAVRAICPDALVVRTAWLYGEHGPSFVRTMARLSTQHPTLSVVDDQRGQPTWTRDLAEGIERLLSAGAPAGTYHGTAQGETTWWGLTREMFTLLGLDPERVATTTTAAFPRPAPRPAYSVLGHDAWARAGVEPLPPWRASLARSVRAVTAPVLAPAVDGSTVGGAR; translated from the coding sequence ATGAGAATCCTCGTGACCGGCGGCGCCGGCATGCTCGGGCGCGACCTCGACGACGTGCTCCGGACGGCCGGCCACGAGGTCACCCTGACCACTCGCAGCGACCTCGACATCACCTCCGCCGACGCCTGTGCGCAGGCCGTGACGGGCCACGACGCGGTGGTCAACGCCGCCGCGTGGACGGCCGTCGACGACGCCGAGACCCACGAGTCCGAGGCCTTCACCGCCAACGCCACCGGCGCGGCGACCCTCGCCACGGCCAGCGCCCGGGCCGGTGCCCGCCTGGTGCAGGTCTCCACCGACTACGTCTTCGACGGCACGGCGACGACCCCGTATGCCGAGGACGCACCGCTGGCGCCCATCTCCGCCTACGGCCGCACCAAGGCCGCAGGCGAGTGGGCCGTGCGGGCGATCTGCCCCGACGCCCTCGTCGTGCGCACGGCCTGGCTCTACGGCGAGCACGGCCCCAGCTTCGTGCGCACGATGGCCCGGCTCTCCACGCAGCACCCGACCCTGTCGGTCGTCGACGACCAGCGGGGGCAGCCCACGTGGACGCGCGACCTGGCCGAGGGCATCGAGCGGCTGCTGTCGGCCGGTGCGCCGGCGGGCACCTACCACGGCACCGCGCAGGGTGAGACGACTTGGTGGGGGCTGACCCGCGAGATGTTCACCCTGCTCGGGCTCGATCCCGAGCGGGTGGCCACGACCACGACCGCGGCCTTCCCCCGACCGGCCCCCCGCCCCGCCTACTCCGTGCTGGGGCACGACGCGTGGGCCCGCGCCGGCGTCGAGCCGCTGCCGCCGTGGCGGGCCTCGCTCGCCCGGTCGGTCCGGGCCGTCACGGCCCCCGTGCTCGCCCCGGCCGTCGACGGCTCGACCGTCGGAGGGGCGCGATGA
- a CDS encoding HD domain-containing phosphohydrolase, protein MTRLRLVVRRRRGMLVIGFATALGLLCLARTVAATVGWTGGSGTGIRGAREVLVLGVFLVTIAVGELNRITLPGSRESAPMSVAAAYALAMTAEVDSQAVHFDASTTIATTAVAMALPLLVTAVVKRPRHHQEVAARLLGAAAAAVIYRTVPLVGGAPLVVAQSGWGDQRWLTAVAMVVVSALALVAESLVSATLAAGDGHVPWRVAVLDELRQMLGLSTALAASGALIALAEPALGVIAVPVFLIPLVLTQWSIRRYAGIRETYTQTIRTLSRLTEVGGYTPADHPARVARLSIGIGRVLGVPSREVVTLEYAALLHDIGQLALRVPIPGGATMLAAPADQDRIAVDSAQIVQRTGVLDEVAAILELQARPYRHVRELGEKIPLAARIIKVANAYDDLAGDEPTPASRDTAIERIQLGLGYEYDPVVVDALQRVLILRRGEGVRDPQGFDGGADVAETSLR, encoded by the coding sequence GTGACCCGGCTCAGGCTGGTGGTGCGGCGTCGGCGGGGGATGCTCGTCATCGGCTTCGCGACCGCGCTCGGCCTGCTCTGCCTCGCCCGCACCGTCGCCGCCACCGTGGGGTGGACCGGTGGCTCCGGGACGGGTATCCGCGGCGCGCGCGAGGTGCTCGTGCTCGGGGTGTTCCTGGTCACCATCGCCGTGGGGGAGCTCAACCGGATCACGCTCCCGGGGTCTCGGGAGAGCGCCCCGATGTCGGTGGCTGCAGCCTACGCGCTGGCGATGACCGCCGAGGTCGACAGCCAGGCGGTGCACTTCGACGCGAGCACCACCATCGCCACCACTGCGGTGGCCATGGCCCTGCCGCTGCTGGTGACCGCCGTGGTCAAGCGACCCCGGCACCACCAAGAGGTGGCCGCCCGACTCCTCGGGGCCGCGGCCGCCGCCGTCATCTACCGCACGGTGCCGCTCGTCGGCGGTGCACCCCTGGTCGTCGCCCAGTCGGGGTGGGGGGATCAGCGGTGGCTGACCGCCGTCGCAATGGTGGTCGTCTCGGCGCTTGCCCTCGTCGCCGAGAGCCTGGTGTCGGCGACCCTGGCTGCTGGGGACGGTCACGTGCCCTGGCGGGTCGCGGTGCTCGACGAGCTGCGGCAGATGCTCGGTCTCAGCACGGCGCTCGCCGCTTCGGGCGCCCTCATCGCGCTGGCGGAGCCCGCGCTCGGGGTGATCGCCGTCCCGGTGTTCCTCATCCCGCTCGTCCTGACCCAGTGGTCGATCCGCCGCTACGCCGGCATCCGCGAGACCTACACCCAGACGATCCGCACCCTGTCGCGACTGACCGAGGTCGGCGGCTACACCCCCGCAGACCACCCGGCCCGCGTCGCGCGGCTCAGCATCGGGATCGGTCGCGTGCTCGGTGTCCCCTCGCGTGAGGTGGTCACGCTGGAGTATGCCGCGCTGCTGCACGACATCGGTCAGCTCGCCCTGCGGGTGCCGATCCCCGGTGGCGCCACGATGCTCGCGGCCCCCGCCGACCAGGACCGCATCGCCGTGGACTCCGCCCAGATCGTGCAGCGCACAGGGGTGCTCGACGAGGTGGCCGCCATCCTCGAGCTGCAGGCCCGGCCCTACCGGCACGTCCGCGAGCTGGGGGAGAAGATCCCCCTGGCGGCCCGGATCATCAAGGTGGCCAACGCCTACGACGATCTCGCGGGGGACGAGCCGACCCCCGCCAGCCGCGACACCGCCATCGAGCGCATCCAGCTCGGGTTGGGCTACGAGTACGACCCCGTGGTGGTCGACGCGCTGCAGCGGGTGCTCATCCTGCGCAGGGGCGAGGGAGTCCGGGACCCGCAGGGGTTCGACGGTGGAGCCGACGTCGCGGAGACGTCACTGCGATGA
- the sodN gene encoding superoxide dismutase, Ni yields MTARLLTRLFAPTIEVSAHCDLPCGIYDPAQAKLEAQSVKACMEKVQGNDAADFVARARTIKEERSDLVKHHLWVLWTDYFKPPHFEKYPQLHELFNEATKLAGAGGTKASWDVAVADQLLAKIDEIADIFWETKKAA; encoded by the coding sequence ATGACAGCTCGACTCCTGACCCGCCTGTTCGCCCCCACGATCGAGGTCAGCGCCCACTGCGACCTCCCCTGTGGCATCTATGACCCCGCCCAGGCCAAGCTGGAGGCGCAGTCGGTCAAGGCCTGTATGGAGAAGGTCCAGGGCAACGACGCGGCCGACTTCGTGGCGCGTGCGCGCACCATCAAGGAAGAGCGCTCCGACCTGGTCAAGCACCACCTCTGGGTGCTGTGGACCGACTACTTCAAGCCCCCCCACTTCGAGAAGTACCCGCAGCTGCACGAGCTGTTCAACGAGGCGACCAAGCTCGCCGGTGCCGGTGGCACCAAGGCCTCGTGGGACGTCGCGGTCGCCGACCAGCTGCTGGCGAAGATCGACGAGATCGCCGACATCTTCTGGGAGACTAAGAAGGCGGCCTGA
- the rfbC gene encoding dTDP-4-dehydrorhamnose 3,5-epimerase, translating into MDISPLSIEGAWVVTPRQFPDSRGVFAEGFRTDHLAEAIGHEMTVRQTNLSVSVAGAVRGIHYSDVPPSQAKYVQAMSGVFLDIVVDVRVGSPTFGQYDAVRLDTVDRRAVYLSEGLGHALVCVEEGMCVYLCSEVYAPTRERGITPVDPQIALAFPEGLATVLSEKDTGATTLAEAAEQGLLPSYDDCVAFRRSLAGR; encoded by the coding sequence ATGGACATCAGCCCCCTGTCCATCGAGGGCGCCTGGGTCGTCACCCCGCGCCAGTTCCCCGACAGCCGAGGCGTCTTCGCCGAGGGCTTCCGGACCGACCACCTCGCCGAGGCCATCGGTCACGAGATGACGGTGCGCCAGACCAACCTGTCGGTGTCGGTCGCCGGCGCCGTCCGCGGCATCCACTACAGCGACGTGCCGCCGTCCCAGGCGAAGTACGTCCAGGCCATGTCGGGGGTCTTCCTCGACATCGTGGTCGACGTGCGGGTCGGGTCGCCGACCTTCGGGCAGTACGACGCCGTGCGGCTCGACACCGTCGACCGCAGGGCCGTCTACCTCTCGGAGGGTCTCGGGCACGCGCTGGTCTGCGTCGAGGAGGGGATGTGCGTCTACCTCTGCTCCGAGGTCTACGCCCCCACCCGCGAGCGCGGCATCACGCCGGTCGACCCGCAGATCGCGCTCGCCTTCCCCGAAGGCCTGGCCACCGTGCTGTCCGAGAAGGACACGGGCGCAACGACGCTCGCCGAGGCGGCCGAGCAGGGCCTGCTCCCTTCGTACGACGACTGCGTGGCCTTCCGCCGCTCGCTCGCCGGGCGCTGA
- a CDS encoding HD domain-containing phosphohydrolase, giving the protein MSHAVPAPRRSPRLVAYITATSVLALVGFVLAWWLAPAPTNLVALVALTGLGLLSEFLKERDVGARIQFSNLSIIVLAAIPLVGPVGAAVVGAVTFAVNPRPTPLIRRYFNSVAFLVLGTLGGSVYLLVGGARDLNSVTGAQSLVLSVALPLLLADVTQMVGNAVLIAGIMNADIRRPFRVTFLGMVGTSGPAYLGYGVVGFLLVVLWVPAGVGPFSAVLILAPLFVARWAFVQYGDEVRAHESALSALVTAVETKDPHSVGHSARLAGLVEWFVEPLGLSVQEVGALRFAAMLHDVGKVGLPTRIVRGEGDQTRADLMVLARHSESGVDLLRGVTFLEDSLDGIRHHHERWDGRGYPDGLAGGDIPLISRIIAVADGFDSLTVRRPGRDGLGVRDALLELRARSETQFDPAIVDALARVLERRTWEAGVVEMEDPPARAAYFDHDDPAASDLYARLVADVRPSIGLLP; this is encoded by the coding sequence ATGTCCCATGCGGTCCCCGCACCCCGCAGGTCGCCCCGGCTGGTCGCCTACATCACCGCGACCTCCGTCCTGGCGCTCGTGGGGTTCGTGCTCGCGTGGTGGCTGGCGCCGGCGCCGACCAACCTCGTCGCCCTCGTCGCCCTCACGGGCCTCGGTCTGCTCAGTGAGTTCCTCAAGGAGAGGGACGTCGGCGCGCGGATCCAGTTCTCCAACCTCAGCATCATCGTCCTCGCGGCCATCCCCCTGGTCGGCCCCGTCGGAGCGGCTGTCGTTGGAGCCGTGACCTTCGCGGTCAACCCGCGGCCCACCCCGCTGATCCGCCGGTACTTCAACTCCGTCGCGTTCCTCGTCCTGGGCACTCTCGGAGGCAGCGTCTACCTCCTGGTGGGGGGGGCTCGCGACCTGAACTCGGTCACCGGAGCCCAGTCCCTGGTGTTGAGCGTGGCACTGCCCCTGCTCCTGGCCGACGTCACGCAGATGGTCGGGAACGCCGTGCTCATCGCCGGCATCATGAACGCCGACATCCGACGGCCCTTCCGCGTCACCTTCCTCGGCATGGTGGGCACCTCAGGCCCGGCCTACCTCGGCTACGGCGTCGTCGGCTTCCTCCTCGTGGTGCTGTGGGTGCCCGCCGGCGTCGGTCCCTTCAGCGCCGTCCTCATCCTCGCGCCCCTCTTCGTCGCCCGTTGGGCGTTCGTGCAGTACGGCGACGAGGTGCGGGCCCACGAGAGCGCGCTGTCGGCGCTCGTCACAGCGGTCGAGACCAAGGACCCGCACTCGGTGGGCCACAGCGCGAGGCTGGCCGGCCTCGTGGAGTGGTTCGTCGAGCCCCTGGGGCTGTCCGTGCAGGAGGTCGGCGCCCTGCGCTTCGCTGCAATGCTCCACGACGTCGGCAAGGTGGGCCTCCCGACCCGCATCGTCCGAGGCGAGGGAGACCAGACCAGGGCCGATCTGATGGTTCTGGCCCGGCACAGCGAGAGCGGGGTCGACCTGCTCCGAGGGGTGACGTTCCTCGAGGACTCGCTCGACGGCATCCGCCACCATCACGAGCGATGGGACGGGCGCGGATACCCCGACGGTCTGGCCGGGGGCGATATCCCCCTGATCAGCCGGATCATCGCGGTGGCCGACGGCTTCGACTCCCTGACCGTGCGCCGGCCCGGCCGGGACGGCCTCGGCGTGCGTGACGCGCTGCTCGAACTGCGGGCGCGCTCCGAGACCCAGTTCGACCCCGCGATCGTCGATGCCCTCGCCCGGGTTCTGGAACGGCGCACCTGGGAGGCGGGGGTCGTCGAGATGGAGGACCCACCCGCGAGGGCGGCCTACTTCGACCACGACGACCCGGCGGCCTCCGACCTCTACGCCCGGCTGGTCGCCGACGTCAGGCCGTCGATCGGGCTGTTGCCGTGA
- the rfbA gene encoding glucose-1-phosphate thymidylyltransferase RfbA, which translates to MKGIILAGGSGTRLHPITRGISKQIMPVYDKPMIYYPLSTLMMAGIHEILVITTPQDVDQFERLLGDGRSWGIEISYAVQPSPDGLAQAFIIGADFIGDDSVALVLGDNIFYGIGLGTSLRENADLVGGKVFAYHVTEPSAYGVVEFDDDGTVLSIEEKPVEPKSSYAVPGLYFYDNDVIAIARDLQPSARGELEITGINDAYLKRGSLSVTVLPRGTAWFDTGTFQGLLEASQFVHVIEARQGQKIGCVEEVAWRNGWLTDLEFDALADPLVKSGYGTYMKGVLLEGKDRR; encoded by the coding sequence ATGAAGGGAATCATCCTCGCCGGTGGCTCGGGCACGCGTCTGCACCCCATCACCCGTGGCATCAGCAAGCAGATCATGCCGGTCTACGACAAGCCCATGATCTACTACCCGCTCTCGACGCTGATGATGGCCGGCATCCACGAGATCCTGGTCATCACCACCCCGCAGGACGTCGACCAGTTCGAGCGGCTGCTCGGCGACGGGCGCAGCTGGGGCATCGAGATCTCCTATGCCGTGCAGCCCAGCCCCGACGGGCTGGCTCAGGCCTTCATCATCGGCGCCGACTTCATCGGTGACGACTCGGTGGCCCTCGTCCTCGGCGACAACATCTTCTACGGCATCGGCCTCGGCACCTCGCTGCGCGAGAACGCCGACCTCGTCGGGGGCAAGGTCTTCGCTTACCACGTGACCGAGCCGTCGGCCTACGGCGTCGTGGAGTTCGACGACGACGGCACCGTGCTCTCGATCGAGGAGAAGCCGGTCGAGCCGAAGAGCAGCTACGCCGTCCCCGGGCTCTACTTCTACGACAACGACGTGATCGCGATCGCCCGCGACCTGCAGCCGAGCGCCCGCGGCGAGCTCGAGATCACCGGCATCAACGACGCCTACCTCAAGCGCGGGTCGCTGTCGGTCACGGTGCTGCCGCGCGGCACGGCGTGGTTCGACACCGGCACCTTCCAGGGGCTGCTCGAGGCGAGTCAGTTCGTCCACGTCATCGAGGCCCGGCAGGGCCAGAAGATCGGCTGCGTCGAGGAGGTCGCCTGGCGCAACGGGTGGCTCACCGACCTCGAGTTCGACGCCCTCGCCGACCCGCTCGTCAAGAGCGGGTACGGCACCTACATGAAGGGCGTGCTGCTCGAGGGAAAGGACCGCCGCTGA